A window of the Henckelia pumila isolate YLH828 chromosome 3, ASM3356847v2, whole genome shotgun sequence genome harbors these coding sequences:
- the LOC140886113 gene encoding metallothionein-like protein type 2 produces MSNCGGNCGCGSSCKCGNGCGCSMYPDVEKDTSFTINIGGVAPLKMYSEACGQSFGSEGGQTCKCGSNCTCDSCTC; encoded by the exons ATGTCCAACTGCGGAGGAAACTGTGGATGTGGCTCAAGCTGCAAGTGTGGAAATGGCTGCGG ATGTAGCATGTATCCTGATGTGGAGAAAGACACAAGTTTTACCATCAACATTGGAGGGGTTGCACCATTAAAGAT GTATTCTGAGGCATGTGGGCAAAGCTTTGGCAGTGAGGGAGGGCagacttgcaagtgtggatccAACTGCACTTGCGACTCTTGCACCTGTTGA
- the LOC140889839 gene encoding protein FAR-RED IMPAIRED RESPONSE 1-like: MQFVCPGFFFSLDLDDDGRLKNVFCADNRSRKAYKEFGDVVTFDTTYLTNKYDMPFALFIDTPQGIITDQDKAMQNAIEIVFPNTKHRWCLWHILKRLPEKFGYHSQKASILWSVHEFVYESQSADEYEQGWFSMLDMYELQYNDWLIELFRERSRLVPCFLITSFWAGMSTTQRIESMNGFFDGYVPSKTTLKQFVEQYEQALRSKVEKEFQARFKSFSQVVPCVTRFDMERQFQTDYTIVKFKEFQQELTGKMYCDLESTDEGSFGMRYVVTEDFTVHEKVKQKIFEIMFERDKCTFSVVTYLSLGE, from the exons ATGCAGTTTGTTTGTCCTGGTTTTTTCTTTAGCTTAGATTTGGATGATGATGGTCGATTAAAGAATGTATTTTGTGCAGATAATAGGAGTAGGAAAGCTTATAAGGAATTTGGGGATGTAGTGACTTTTGATACAACATATTTGACTAATAAGTATGATATGCCATTTGCTCTTTTCATCGAT ACACCTCAAGGGATAATCACTGATCAGGACAAGGCAATGCAGAATGCCATAGAAATCGTATTTCCTAACACAAAACATAGGTGGTGTTTATGGCATATACTTAAGAGATTACCTGAAAAATTTGGATATCATTCTCAAAAGGCTTCCATACTCTGGTCTGTACACGAATTTGTGTATGAATCACAAAGTGCAGATGAGTACGAACAGGGCTGGTTTTCTATGCTTGATATGTATGAATTGCAATATAACGATTGGTTGATAGAGCTTTTTAGGGAGAGAAGTCGCTTGGTTCCTTGTTTTCTCATAACATCATTTTGGGCCGGAATGTCAACAACTCAACGGATTGAGAGTATGAATGGTTTTTTTGACGGGTATGTGCCTTCAAAAACAACTTTAAAACAATTTGTGGAGCAATATGAGCAAGCTCTAAGAAGTAAAGTCGAGAAAGAGTTCCAAGCCAGATTTAAGTCTTTCTCCCAAGTTGTCCCTTGCGTTACTCGATTCGATATGGAGAGGCAATTTCAAACTGATTATACAATTGTAAAATTTAAAGAATTTCAACAAGAATTGACAGGAAAGATGTATTGTGACCTTGAATCCACTGACGAGGGGTCTTTTGGAATGAGATATGTGGTTACTGAAGATTTTACCGTGCATGAGAAAGTTaagcaaaaaatatttgaaattatgtttgagagagacaAATGCACATTTTCTGTTGTCACCTATTTGAGTTTAGGGGAATAA